A portion of the Bacteroidota bacterium genome contains these proteins:
- the gldN gene encoding gliding motility protein GldN, whose product MKRVAQFIMVWLLAFEANAQITSNTFDQFIYNRSSVNERGLVYWPHLREADVMYCWRVERMIDVREKMNILMNWPKNPLSHVLQNSMAEGYLTPYFSDSLDRVMTLDDVTKFTSDEKVSFVPDDPSDPFGPGHDSIIPIKLNWEDGIKRYKIMEDWIFDKKESRFYSRIIYIAPMFVKTVNGTPAGEIPVCYFKYHDNTGRDSMCFRNVAIHQELYNRNNDAARLTYDDFFELRMFSSWVYKESNPFDMRINQFDEFKSSPVNALIESDNIKKKLFEYEHNLWEF is encoded by the coding sequence ATGAAAAGGGTTGCACAGTTCATTATGGTTTGGTTGCTGGCTTTTGAGGCAAATGCCCAGATTACAAGCAACACGTTTGATCAGTTTATATATAACCGTTCCTCCGTTAACGAACGCGGACTTGTATATTGGCCTCACCTTCGCGAAGCGGATGTGATGTACTGTTGGCGTGTAGAGCGTATGATAGATGTTCGTGAAAAGATGAATATCTTGATGAACTGGCCTAAAAACCCATTGTCGCATGTATTGCAAAATTCAATGGCTGAGGGCTATTTGACACCTTATTTCTCTGATTCGTTGGACAGGGTAATGACACTAGACGATGTGACCAAGTTTACGAGTGATGAAAAAGTATCTTTTGTTCCCGATGATCCATCGGATCCTTTTGGACCAGGCCACGATTCTATCATACCAATTAAATTGAATTGGGAAGATGGAATTAAACGTTATAAAATAATGGAAGATTGGATTTTCGATAAAAAAGAATCCCGTTTCTATAGTCGTATTATTTATATAGCTCCCATGTTTGTGAAAACGGTAAATGGAACACCCGCAGGAGAAATTCCTGTATGTTATTTCAAATACCATGATAATACAGGTAGAGACAGCATGTGTTTCCGCAATGTAGCCATACATCAAGAATTATATAACCGCAATAACGATGCGGCACGTTTAACCTACGACGATTTCTTCGAGCTGCGAATGTTTAGTAGCTGGGTTTATAAAGAGTCAAATCCATTTGATATGCGTATCAACCAATTTGATGAATTTAAATCGAGTCCTGTAAATGCCTTGATAGAAAGCGACAACATTAAGAAGAAACTATTTGAATACGAACACAATTTGTGGGAGTTCTAA
- the gldM gene encoding gliding motility protein GldM has translation MSSGKQSPRQKMINMMYLVLIALLALNVSAEILKAFYLVEVSMLKSGKNIDDRNKAILGALQKAVEKEPAKAQPFLTAAQEVDKKVKDYVKNIETIKLFLETETGGRFAKGETGEGQLQGRDNMEKHANYFINEGHGAELKKKVIDLNAELSAIVKKQGIDSKNLLSFKEIEAKDNTENGHTWESELFEHSPLAAVITLLTKMQNDAKNAGSEAMAELALKINAADFKFDQLVAKVIPKSTMVLEGEKFEAEVILTAYNSKDQNVMTVSGAPIKVENGVGKFEQTSSVGEHKYKGAIIVKKPEGGTEEKTFEGEYIGFKASATISADKMNVLYIGLENPITVGVSGARAEDVECSFPGATARKVKPGQYMVEVGAGVKEVKATATVKGKAMGSMTFRIKSVPKPFPLFGNKESGRIAPGEVNLQTIIWAGLGPEFLFDGMRYTVTKYTLVYTQKRQDPKFFTVTGQAISQQIKDAMRNPRSGDQIQVSGIEAMGPGKVGLVRLSSAIALTVQ, from the coding sequence GTATCAGCAGAGATACTGAAAGCCTTTTATTTAGTGGAAGTTTCCATGTTAAAATCAGGCAAGAACATAGATGATCGTAATAAAGCAATTTTAGGAGCTTTGCAAAAAGCAGTAGAAAAAGAACCAGCCAAAGCACAGCCCTTTTTGACCGCCGCACAGGAGGTTGATAAAAAAGTAAAGGATTATGTAAAAAACATCGAGACCATTAAATTGTTTCTAGAAACGGAAACTGGTGGAAGGTTTGCAAAAGGCGAAACTGGTGAAGGTCAGTTGCAAGGTAGAGACAATATGGAGAAACATGCCAATTACTTTATCAATGAAGGGCATGGTGCTGAATTGAAAAAGAAAGTTATTGACCTTAATGCAGAACTTTCTGCAATCGTTAAAAAGCAGGGAATTGATTCAAAAAACCTATTGTCTTTTAAAGAAATCGAAGCCAAGGACAATACAGAAAATGGTCATACATGGGAATCTGAATTATTCGAACATTCACCTTTGGCAGCGGTAATTACCCTGTTAACAAAAATGCAGAATGATGCTAAGAATGCAGGTTCAGAAGCTATGGCAGAATTAGCATTGAAGATTAATGCTGCAGATTTTAAATTTGACCAATTAGTTGCGAAAGTGATTCCTAAATCTACCATGGTATTAGAGGGTGAAAAATTTGAGGCAGAAGTTATTCTTACCGCTTATAATTCAAAAGACCAGAATGTAATGACTGTGAGCGGTGCTCCAATCAAAGTAGAAAATGGAGTTGGTAAATTCGAACAAACTTCAAGCGTTGGAGAACACAAGTATAAAGGAGCGATCATTGTTAAGAAACCTGAAGGAGGAACTGAAGAAAAAACATTTGAAGGTGAATATATTGGCTTCAAAGCTTCAGCAACTATTTCTGCTGATAAAATGAACGTATTATATATAGGTCTTGAAAATCCTATTACGGTTGGAGTATCTGGAGCAAGAGCTGAAGATGTAGAATGTAGTTTTCCTGGTGCCACCGCACGTAAAGTAAAGCCTGGCCAATATATGGTTGAGGTTGGGGCTGGTGTTAAGGAAGTTAAAGCTACGGCTACCGTAAAAGGTAAAGCTATGGGTTCAATGACCTTCCGTATTAAGAGTGTACCCAAACCATTCCCATTGTTTGGTAATAAAGAAAGTGGTAGAATTGCCCCAGGTGAAGTTAATCTTCAAACCATTATATGGGCAGGTCTTGGTCCTGAATTCTTATTTGATGGCATGAGATATACTGTAACTAAGTATACTTTGGTGTATACCCAAAAAAGGCAAGATCCCAAATTCTTTACTGTTACTGGACAAGCCATTTCGCAACAAATAAAAGATGCCATGAGGAATCCACGTAGTGGCGACCAAATACAAGTGTCGGGTATAGAAGCTATGGGGCCTGGTAAAGTGGGTTTAGTAAGATTAAGTTCAGCTATCGCTTTGACCGTACAATAA